One genomic segment of Erysipelotrichaceae bacterium 66202529 includes these proteins:
- the rpiB gene encoding ribose 5-phosphate isomerase B: MKIAVACDHGAFEYKEIVKEMLTEMGHEVEDFGCHGSESVDYPDYAGPAAQSVADGKNDKGIVICGTGIGVSIAANKIKGIRCALCGDPVSAKLTREHNDSNVLAMGQRIIGVELMKEIVRVWINTEFSHDERHQRRIDKVTALEK, encoded by the coding sequence ATGAAAATTGCTGTAGCTTGCGATCACGGTGCTTTTGAATATAAGGAAATCGTGAAGGAAATGTTAACGGAAATGGGGCATGAGGTCGAGGATTTCGGATGCCATGGAAGTGAATCTGTGGATTATCCAGATTATGCAGGGCCGGCTGCACAAAGTGTTGCGGATGGAAAAAACGATAAGGGAATCGTTATCTGCGGTACAGGAATCGGTGTCAGTATTGCTGCCAACAAGATTAAGGGAATCCGCTGTGCGCTGTGCGGTGATCCGGTAAGTGCAAAGCTGACAAGGGAGCACAATGATTCCAATGTGCTTGCAATGGGACAGAGAATCATCGGTGTGGAGCTGATGAAGGAAATTGTCCGTGTTTGGATCAATACAGAATTTTCTCATGATGAGCGTCATCAGAGAAGAATTGACAAAGTAACAGCTTTGGAAAAATAA
- a CDS encoding DUF5131 family protein, which translates to MANWNPWHGCHKISAGCAHCYVYRMDELHGKETGVVTRVKDFDKIIRKNRKGEYKIASDEIVYTCFTSDFFVEEADAWRDDAWDMIRQRNDLFFFMITKRIDRFMDCIPDDWGNGWEHVGIACTVETMERAAYRLPIYKAAPIRHKFLACEPLLEPLDLSAWLDSDIEEIIAGGESGPQARECRYEWILDLRRQCLNAGVKFWFKQTGANFVKDNVRYHIPRRQQHLQAKKADINLNPEIII; encoded by the coding sequence ATGGCAAACTGGAATCCATGGCACGGCTGTCATAAAATAAGTGCAGGCTGTGCGCATTGCTATGTATATCGCATGGATGAATTGCATGGAAAAGAAACCGGTGTTGTCACCCGTGTGAAGGATTTCGACAAGATTATACGCAAGAATCGCAAAGGTGAATACAAGATAGCTTCCGATGAAATCGTCTATACCTGTTTTACCAGCGATTTTTTTGTAGAGGAAGCGGATGCATGGCGTGATGACGCATGGGATATGATCAGGCAGAGAAATGATTTGTTTTTCTTTATGATAACTAAGCGCATTGACCGGTTTATGGACTGTATTCCCGATGACTGGGGTAACGGCTGGGAGCATGTGGGAATTGCCTGTACGGTGGAAACGATGGAGCGGGCTGCATACCGTCTTCCCATTTACAAGGCTGCGCCGATCCGGCATAAATTCCTTGCCTGTGAGCCTTTATTGGAGCCGCTGGATCTAAGTGCCTGGCTGGACAGCGATATCGAAGAAATTATTGCAGGGGGAGAAAGCGGTCCGCAGGCCCGTGAATGCCGTTATGAGTGGATTTTGGACTTGCGCCGGCAATGTCTAAATGCCGGTGTCAAATTCTGGTTCAAACAGACAGGAGCTAATTTTGTGAAAGACAATGTTCGCTATCATATCCCGCGCAGACAGCAGCATCTACAGGCGAAGAAGGCGGATATCAATCTGAATCCTGAGATTATCATATAG
- a CDS encoding transporter, with protein MQKINTRLVKMMKAVELIIAVLLMIAIGISTLATVYFGAESLIDHSFQLESILEKALTLVVGVEFVKMLILHTPESVIEVLLYAVARQIIISHESAMENLVGVLAVALIFVVKKYFLNAAGQKK; from the coding sequence ATGCAGAAAATAAATACAAGACTTGTGAAAATGATGAAGGCAGTAGAGCTTATCATTGCTGTACTTCTGATGATTGCCATAGGAATATCCACATTGGCAACCGTATATTTTGGTGCGGAATCACTGATAGACCACAGCTTTCAACTCGAGTCGATTCTGGAAAAGGCACTGACGCTGGTTGTCGGTGTGGAATTTGTAAAGATGCTGATTCTGCATACGCCGGAATCAGTTATCGAGGTATTGCTTTATGCGGTTGCCCGTCAGATTATCATATCGCATGAGAGCGCAATGGAAAATCTGGTAGGGGTTCTGGCAGTTGCACTGATTTTTGTTGTAAAGAAGTACTTTCTTAATGCCGCAGGACAAAAGAAATGA
- a CDS encoding aminotransferase class I/II-fold pyridoxal phosphate-dependent enzyme, with the protein MNDKRIQEAIEKEAERQLYNIELIASENYVSKDVLEAAGSILTNKYAEGYPGKRYYGGCVHVDEVEEIARERAKELFHAEHANVQPHSGSQANMGVYLSVLQPGDTVLGMNLTAGGHLTHGHPLNFSGTLYRFVDYGVTRDAETIDYEEVRKVALQEKPKLIVAGASAYPRVIDFQKFREIADEVGAYFMVDMAHIAGLVAAGEHPSPVPYADFVTTTTHKTLRGPRGGLILCKKEHAPILDKKVFPGMQGGPLMHIIAAKAVCLQEAMQPEFKDYAKQVIANCAVMSNTLKEEGFRIVSGGTDNHLILVDVKSSLDMSGKLAEKLLDEAGITCNKNTIPYETEKPFVTSGIRLGTAAMTTRGFKENEFRQVALWISRVLKHADDAGVREEVRKEVRALTVQFPLPNEK; encoded by the coding sequence ATGAACGATAAGAGAATTCAGGAAGCTATTGAAAAAGAAGCAGAGCGTCAGCTGTATAATATCGAATTGATTGCATCGGAAAACTATGTTTCAAAGGATGTTCTAGAGGCAGCAGGAAGTATTCTGACCAATAAGTATGCAGAGGGGTATCCGGGAAAGCGGTATTACGGAGGCTGTGTACACGTTGATGAAGTGGAAGAAATTGCAAGAGAGCGGGCAAAGGAGCTGTTTCACGCAGAGCATGCTAATGTGCAACCGCACAGTGGTTCACAGGCGAATATGGGCGTGTATCTGTCTGTTTTACAGCCGGGTGATACCGTGCTGGGGATGAATCTGACAGCAGGCGGACATCTGACACACGGACATCCGCTGAACTTTTCAGGAACGCTTTACCGCTTTGTGGATTATGGGGTCACAAGGGATGCGGAAACAATCGATTATGAAGAAGTGCGTAAAGTGGCATTACAGGAAAAGCCAAAGCTGATCGTAGCGGGAGCAAGTGCATACCCAAGAGTGATTGACTTTCAGAAATTCCGTGAGATTGCGGATGAGGTAGGCGCATATTTCATGGTGGATATGGCACATATCGCAGGTCTTGTAGCGGCAGGAGAGCATCCTAGTCCTGTGCCTTATGCAGATTTTGTGACAACAACGACGCATAAAACACTGCGCGGCCCACGCGGCGGTCTGATTCTTTGTAAGAAGGAGCATGCCCCAATACTGGATAAAAAGGTATTCCCGGGTATGCAGGGCGGCCCGCTGATGCATATCATTGCGGCAAAGGCTGTCTGTCTGCAGGAAGCGATGCAGCCGGAGTTTAAGGATTATGCAAAGCAGGTCATTGCGAATTGTGCTGTTATGAGCAATACGTTAAAAGAGGAAGGCTTTCGCATCGTCAGCGGAGGAACGGATAACCATCTGATTCTTGTAGATGTAAAATCCTCTCTTGATATGAGTGGTAAGCTGGCAGAGAAGCTGCTGGATGAAGCGGGTATTACCTGTAATAAGAATACGATTCCTTATGAAACAGAAAAGCCGTTTGTGACAAGCGGAATCCGTCTGGGAACTGCTGCCATGACAACCCGGGGCTTCAAGGAAAATGAATTCCGCCAGGTTGCTTTATGGATCAGCCGTGTGCTGAAGCATGCAGATGATGCCGGTGTTCGTGAGGAAGTCCGCAAGGAAGTGCGTGCGCTTACCGTACAGTTTCCACTGCCAAATGAAAAATAA
- a CDS encoding LysR family transcriptional regulator encodes MLDTKIVSLLTLIESGSYTKAAKQLHLTQPAISHQMKLLEDEFQIKIFHKSKKSLILTPEGEILVKYAHRMMAVYNNTHQALEDAKNNLHRFNIATTPTAGEYYIPQLLAAYCREHSDVHINLITDSINNIYNKLKLYEADFAIIDGRLTSDKYHSILLDTDYLCLIVAPEHALANRSSVAMRELLDENFILRSKEAGTREIFENYLESQRDSIRNYRILIETDSLATIKELVMSNMGVSIMSHNACKEDEQKGRLKTIPITNSTMIREINLVYPKDFQHVDVLLELKKTYSKLQ; translated from the coding sequence ATGCTGGATACAAAAATTGTTTCTCTATTAACCCTGATTGAAAGTGGCAGCTATACGAAAGCCGCAAAGCAGCTGCATCTGACACAGCCTGCGATCAGTCATCAAATGAAGCTGCTGGAGGATGAATTTCAGATTAAAATCTTTCATAAAAGTAAAAAAAGTCTGATTTTAACGCCGGAGGGTGAGATTTTGGTGAAATATGCCCATCGAATGATGGCGGTTTACAACAATACCCATCAGGCACTTGAGGACGCAAAGAACAACCTGCATCGTTTCAATATCGCCACAACACCGACTGCCGGAGAGTATTATATACCCCAGCTTCTGGCCGCATACTGTCGGGAGCATAGTGATGTGCATATAAATCTGATTACAGATTCCATAAATAATATTTATAATAAACTCAAATTATATGAAGCAGATTTTGCAATCATCGACGGCCGCCTGACATCGGATAAGTATCATTCCATTTTGCTGGATACTGATTATCTCTGTTTGATCGTCGCGCCTGAGCATGCACTGGCAAATCGTAGCAGTGTAGCCATGCGTGAGCTTTTGGATGAAAATTTCATTCTGCGCTCTAAGGAAGCCGGTACCAGAGAGATTTTTGAGAATTATCTGGAATCCCAGCGGGACTCTATCCGCAATTACCGCATACTGATTGAAACGGATTCTCTGGCAACCATAAAGGAGCTTGTTATGAGCAATATGGGAGTTTCCATCATGTCGCATAATGCCTGCAAGGAGGATGAGCAAAAAGGAAGACTGAAAACCATTCCGATTACCAATTCCACGATGATTCGTGAAATCAACCTTGTGTATCCAAAGGATTTCCAGCATGTGGATGTATTACTAGAATTGAAAAAAACCTACAGCAAGCTGCAGTAA
- a CDS encoding cation:proton antiporter, which translates to MIAEILKHQGNAGIILSIAIILLAGFLCTRVTKKLRFPNVSGYIISGILIGPCVLHLIPREVIAGMDFMTDIALAFIAFGVGKYFRKDILLKQGGKIITITIFEALTAGACITIAMVVCFRLPWSFSLLLGSIGCATAPASTIMTIRQYHAKGNFVDTILQVTALDDAVALIAFSVCTALVEFMHADQALEWSVILLPVLWNIMAIVLAVVLAWVLHHIISEKRSSDHRLVLVIAVILALTGICSCFAISPLLSCMVLGAVYINLSGNKDLFRQVNGFTPPITLLFFVLSGMRLDLYALVSCGVIGIVYFFVRIIGKAAGAWTGARISHASTAVRQYLGLALIPQAGVSIGLAILAQRLLPSTEGTMLSLIILSSAVLYEMIGPACAKLSLKLSGSIAIENTKEKTTFHHAKVL; encoded by the coding sequence ATGATAGCTGAAATATTGAAGCACCAGGGAAATGCAGGTATCATCCTGTCGATTGCCATCATATTACTGGCTGGATTTCTCTGTACAAGAGTCACAAAAAAGCTGCGCTTTCCAAATGTGAGCGGCTATATCATATCCGGTATTCTGATCGGCCCCTGTGTATTGCATCTGATTCCAAGAGAAGTGATTGCAGGAATGGATTTTATGACGGATATTGCCCTGGCCTTTATCGCCTTTGGTGTAGGTAAATATTTTCGAAAGGATATCCTGTTAAAGCAGGGTGGAAAAATTATCACCATAACTATTTTTGAAGCGCTGACAGCTGGAGCCTGTATTACGATTGCAATGGTCGTATGCTTTCGACTGCCGTGGTCTTTCTCGCTCCTGCTCGGTTCCATCGGCTGTGCAACTGCACCAGCCTCTACAATTATGACCATACGGCAGTACCATGCAAAGGGAAACTTTGTGGATACCATACTGCAGGTAACTGCACTCGATGATGCTGTTGCCTTGATCGCATTCAGTGTCTGTACCGCCCTGGTGGAATTTATGCATGCGGATCAGGCATTGGAATGGTCGGTTATATTGCTTCCGGTTTTATGGAATATAATGGCAATCGTGCTTGCCGTTGTACTGGCATGGGTATTGCATCATATCATTAGTGAAAAGCGTTCCAGTGACCACCGTCTTGTCCTTGTCATCGCTGTAATACTGGCTCTGACAGGTATTTGCAGCTGCTTTGCGATATCGCCTTTACTATCCTGTATGGTACTTGGCGCTGTTTATATCAATCTATCCGGAAACAAGGATTTGTTTCGTCAGGTTAACGGGTTTACACCACCAATCACACTTTTATTCTTTGTATTATCCGGTATGCGGCTGGATTTGTATGCACTGGTTTCCTGCGGAGTAATCGGGATTGTGTATTTCTTCGTCCGCATCATCGGCAAGGCAGCGGGAGCCTGGACAGGTGCCAGGATATCACATGCCAGTACAGCGGTACGGCAGTATCTGGGACTGGCACTGATTCCACAGGCAGGCGTATCCATCGGTCTTGCAATTCTCGCTCAACGGCTGCTGCCTAGTACGGAGGGTACGATGCTGTCACTTATCATATTATCTAGTGCAGTCTTATATGAAATGATTGGTCCGGCCTGTGCAAAGCTCTCGCTCAAGCTGTCCGGAAGTATTGCGATTGAGAATACAAAGGAAAAAACAACTTTCCATCATGCCAAAGTACTATAG
- a CDS encoding PRD domain-containing protein yields the protein MKTSALTKFLKLLLNETDYRKTSYFAEKLMVSNKTISNYIAELRYHMKDYGLDIVSKHGVGIRMTGDKHAISQLQKSMLLETREALTSESRRKKIMEKLLMYDDSISVRKLSDEFCVSSTSIVKDLEKVEAELKHQDISLDRSKSGTSIKAKEQRIRSAKRKFIFEELMSSTQQDQIMDLDLCRKVLSRYITDDIQDIAKKMIDIAQEKLGFRLDTNYYAQIFISYSIFIQRIQKGYEITEAPARPVVTELHVLKTYPITEEIIQWLKYSHHITVNDLDIRWVNARLSGVYHEDQSAKAGYSPMIQETVHELITSIGDIFNADFSSDELLKTGLSKHFIPMIARLKNNIKITHPFIMQIKQQYTAMFSVVSLASSSLEKKLGFPLSDDEIGFILIHFQAALERHNLSKKIAIVYNCGQANAMLIENQIKIHLPTFDVIELISVHDLRKEYLRHFDFIISTMDLGIDNIPSVVISPVADSSDIQRIAQTYETLIRDVRESRFQYLLQAISADTILVHQKYKNKEEILEKANRILLKKGCVEKEFFDSVKNRERMSSTEIGNGIAIPHGSDKYVRETAIVLITLEEPILWRDGMVSVVLYTAVSFEQKDTMKKLLKDLYHLISSEDFIERIQKAATVEEILGVFYGKGL from the coding sequence ATGAAAACATCTGCACTTACTAAATTTCTGAAGCTCTTACTCAATGAAACGGATTATCGTAAAACCAGTTATTTCGCAGAAAAGCTCATGGTTTCAAATAAAACGATTTCAAATTATATAGCAGAGCTGCGCTATCACATGAAGGATTACGGACTGGATATCGTTTCCAAGCATGGTGTAGGTATCCGGATGACTGGGGATAAGCACGCAATCAGCCAGCTTCAGAAATCCATGCTACTGGAAACACGGGAAGCCTTAACAAGTGAAAGCAGACGAAAGAAAATCATGGAAAAGCTGTTAATGTATGATGACAGCATTTCTGTTCGTAAGCTGTCAGACGAATTTTGTGTAAGCTCAACCTCAATCGTGAAGGATTTGGAAAAGGTGGAGGCAGAGCTGAAGCATCAGGATATATCTCTTGATCGCAGCAAGTCCGGTACAAGCATCAAAGCAAAGGAACAGCGAATCCGAAGTGCAAAGCGTAAATTTATTTTTGAGGAGCTGATGTCCTCCACGCAGCAGGATCAGATTATGGATCTTGACCTCTGTAGAAAGGTTTTATCCAGATATATAACGGATGATATACAGGATATTGCTAAGAAAATGATTGATATCGCACAGGAAAAGCTGGGCTTTCGTCTTGATACCAACTATTACGCACAGATTTTTATATCCTATTCCATATTCATCCAAAGGATTCAAAAGGGATATGAGATAACAGAAGCCCCTGCCAGACCGGTAGTCACAGAGCTTCATGTATTGAAAACCTATCCGATCACAGAGGAAATCATACAATGGCTGAAGTACTCTCATCATATTACCGTGAATGATTTAGATATACGGTGGGTAAATGCTCGTCTCTCCGGTGTTTATCATGAGGATCAAAGCGCAAAGGCCGGATATTCCCCCATGATCCAGGAAACCGTACATGAACTGATAACCTCAATCGGTGATATATTCAATGCCGATTTTTCATCCGATGAGCTATTAAAAACAGGATTATCCAAGCACTTCATTCCTATGATTGCACGGTTGAAAAACAATATCAAAATTACCCATCCCTTCATCATGCAGATCAAACAGCAGTATACCGCCATGTTTTCCGTTGTATCCCTGGCATCGAGCAGCTTGGAAAAAAAGCTGGGCTTTCCTTTATCGGATGATGAAATCGGATTTATACTGATTCATTTTCAGGCTGCGCTGGAACGCCATAATCTTTCTAAAAAAATAGCCATTGTATATAATTGCGGACAGGCGAATGCGATGCTGATTGAAAATCAGATTAAAATCCATCTGCCTACCTTTGATGTAATAGAGCTTATCAGCGTTCATGATCTGCGGAAAGAATATCTCAGACATTTTGATTTTATAATTTCAACAATGGATTTGGGAATTGACAATATTCCCTCAGTTGTGATTTCCCCGGTTGCCGATAGCAGCGACATCCAGAGAATTGCCCAAACCTATGAAACGCTGATCAGGGATGTCCGGGAATCACGGTTTCAGTATCTGCTTCAGGCGATCAGTGCCGATACGATTCTGGTACATCAGAAATATAAAAATAAAGAAGAAATTTTAGAAAAGGCTAACCGCATCCTGTTGAAGAAGGGATGTGTGGAAAAGGAGTTCTTCGATAGTGTGAAAAACAGAGAAAGGATGTCCTCCACAGAAATCGGTAACGGCATTGCGATACCGCACGGGTCTGATAAATATGTCAGGGAAACTGCTATCGTGCTCATTACCCTGGAGGAGCCCATTCTCTGGCGCGATGGAATGGTAAGTGTGGTCTTATACACAGCGGTTTCTTTTGAACAAAAGGATACGATGAAAAAGCTGTTGAAGGATCTTTATCACCTTATCAGCTCTGAGGATTTTATCGAGCGGATTCAAAAAGCCGCCACGGTTGAGGAAATACTCGGCGTGTTTTATGGCAAGGGCTTATAA
- a CDS encoding PTS sugar transporter subunit IIA translates to MFEQEIVKVCDRQFQTKKEIIAYLSQLAFEAGRVDDPHSYMSAVLQREETASTAVGFGIAIPHGESDAVTQTFVACLRLKHPVTWDHDVVDLVFMIGVPLSSRNKEHLRILAMLSRHLMKEDFRKQIRQAESDQAFYECIQFLENEQ, encoded by the coding sequence ATGTTTGAACAGGAAATTGTTAAGGTATGTGACAGACAATTCCAAACAAAGAAGGAAATCATAGCGTATTTATCACAGCTCGCATTTGAAGCAGGAAGAGTTGATGATCCTCACAGCTATATGTCTGCGGTACTGCAGCGTGAGGAAACAGCCTCCACTGCTGTCGGCTTCGGTATCGCAATACCGCATGGGGAATCTGATGCTGTCACACAGACATTTGTAGCCTGCCTTCGGCTGAAGCATCCTGTCACATGGGATCATGATGTGGTTGATCTGGTTTTTATGATTGGTGTGCCACTGTCGAGCAGAAACAAAGAGCATCTGCGGATTCTGGCTATGCTGAGCCGCCATCTGATGAAGGAAGACTTCCGTAAGCAAATTCGGCAGGCAGAAAGTGATCAAGCATTTTATGAGTGTATTCAATTTTTAGAAAACGAACAATAA
- a CDS encoding PTS fructose transporter subunit IIBC, whose amino-acid sequence MKIVAVAACTIGIAHTYMAQEAIEQECKKRGYACKVETQGGMGIENELDEDEIAEADAVILAIAIGIEGEERFEEKEEAGKIIKIDPSVVIRDPAVIIDQAEKL is encoded by the coding sequence ATGAAAATTGTCGCAGTAGCTGCATGTACCATCGGTATTGCACACACGTATATGGCACAGGAAGCCATCGAACAGGAATGTAAAAAACGCGGATATGCTTGCAAGGTGGAAACACAGGGCGGTATGGGAATTGAGAATGAGCTGGATGAGGATGAAATCGCAGAGGCTGATGCTGTCATTCTGGCCATTGCCATCGGAATTGAGGGAGAGGAACGGTTTGAGGAAAAGGAAGAAGCAGGAAAAATTATTAAAATCGACCCCTCCGTTGTCATACGAGATCCTGCAGTAATTATAGATCAGGCAGAGAAATTATAA
- a CDS encoding PTS fructose transporter subunit IIA — MFKNLGKDLVKAFNTGVSYFLPAVVIGGVFLAFALATGEAGSDGMKVTNSFMQNINTIGSAGMAMMIPMLSGYIAYSLAGKPALAPGMIVGYIANNPVGDNNVSTGFLGAMIMGILVGYVCKWIKSWKVGPTIKSIMPVLIIPIVSALICCLAYLYILVGPLGALMKALTGMLSGMQGGSAILLGIVIGLMTAFDMGGPVNKTASAFTMALMAEGLYGPNGAFRVAVAIPPLGLALSTFISRRKYDTAEKQLGVTSAFMGLIGITEGAIPFAVKDIKHVLPAIMGGSAVGAGLAMMHAIECYVPHGGMIVVAATNKPLLYTLDMAIGVIVTALLLLVLKPNIEDKDKKKTPVSPADHETAVK, encoded by the coding sequence ATGTTTAAAAATTTAGGAAAAGATTTGGTTAAGGCGTTTAATACCGGTGTGTCTTATTTTCTTCCGGCAGTCGTTATTGGCGGTGTGTTCCTGGCATTTGCACTTGCAACCGGGGAAGCAGGCAGTGATGGCATGAAGGTCACCAATTCCTTCATGCAAAATATCAATACCATCGGTTCTGCCGGTATGGCGATGATGATTCCGATGCTGTCAGGCTACATTGCTTATTCACTGGCAGGAAAGCCTGCCCTGGCACCCGGCATGATTGTAGGCTATATCGCCAACAACCCGGTCGGTGATAATAATGTTTCCACAGGCTTTCTGGGAGCTATGATTATGGGGATTCTGGTAGGGTATGTATGCAAATGGATCAAAAGCTGGAAGGTCGGCCCAACGATTAAATCCATTATGCCGGTATTGATTATCCCTATCGTATCAGCACTGATCTGCTGTCTGGCATATCTTTATATTCTGGTAGGCCCGCTGGGAGCACTAATGAAGGCATTGACCGGTATGCTGAGTGGTATGCAGGGAGGCAGTGCTATTCTTCTTGGTATCGTCATTGGACTCATGACAGCGTTTGATATGGGTGGCCCTGTGAATAAAACTGCTTCTGCATTTACCATGGCGCTTATGGCAGAGGGGCTGTATGGGCCAAACGGAGCATTCCGCGTTGCAGTTGCGATTCCACCTCTGGGACTGGCATTATCCACCTTTATATCCCGCAGAAAATATGATACTGCGGAAAAGCAGTTAGGTGTTACCAGTGCCTTTATGGGACTGATTGGTATCACAGAGGGAGCGATACCATTTGCTGTTAAGGATATCAAGCATGTGCTTCCTGCAATCATGGGGGGAAGTGCAGTCGGTGCGGGCTTGGCAATGATGCATGCGATTGAATGCTATGTGCCTCATGGCGGCATGATTGTAGTCGCCGCAACAAACAAGCCACTGCTGTATACACTGGATATGGCAATCGGTGTCATTGTGACGGCTTTGCTTTTGCTGGTACTGAAACCGAATATTGAGGATAAGGATAAAAAAAAGACCCCGGTATCACCAGCAGATCATGAAACAGCTGTGAAGTAG
- a CDS encoding sugar-phosphate kinase — MNKLPIKKVVDGLLKLQDTGESATLLGIGPMSSNLLQASFELARDYDFPLMFIASRNQVDADELGGGYVNGWDQKRFHDDIRKIANQVSFDGLYYLCRDHGGPWQRDNERNAHLCEEEAMKLARQSYLADIENGFDLLMIDPTKDPFEIGKVIPLDVVLKRTVDLIAYCEKERTRLGLPEIGYEVGTEETNGGLTSTEKYHEFIEKLEKELQAKGLPMPTFIVGQTGTLTRKTEQVGTYHFQNAYNLAAMAKKYGVGLKEHNADYLDDVTLLEHIPANVTASNVAPQYGTEETRAYLKLCDVEDILKKEGLIENASDVRNTLLVKAIKTERWRKWMIGEQRNLQVDEILKDKELSLDILDIAGHYAFNDADVKRELDILYENLAKHHIDGQRFVIDHIKRPLQQYVECYNLKGVTSRICKVIN, encoded by the coding sequence ATGAATAAATTACCAATCAAAAAAGTAGTAGACGGATTATTGAAATTACAGGATACAGGAGAGAGCGCCACACTTCTCGGGATTGGCCCAATGTCATCGAATTTATTGCAGGCTAGCTTTGAGTTGGCAAGGGATTATGATTTCCCCTTGATGTTTATCGCAAGCAGAAATCAGGTTGATGCGGATGAGCTTGGAGGCGGCTATGTCAATGGCTGGGATCAGAAGCGGTTTCATGATGATATCCGCAAAATTGCAAATCAGGTAAGCTTTGACGGTCTGTATTATTTATGCAGAGATCACGGAGGTCCATGGCAGCGTGATAATGAGCGTAATGCGCATCTGTGTGAGGAGGAGGCAATGAAGCTGGCGCGTCAATCCTACCTTGCGGATATTGAAAACGGTTTTGATCTGCTGATGATAGACCCGACGAAGGATCCATTTGAAATCGGAAAGGTAATCCCTCTCGATGTGGTTTTAAAAAGGACGGTAGATTTGATTGCTTATTGTGAAAAGGAACGCACTCGCCTTGGCTTGCCGGAAATCGGTTATGAAGTTGGTACAGAGGAAACAAACGGAGGACTGACATCCACTGAAAAATATCATGAATTTATTGAAAAGCTGGAAAAAGAGCTACAGGCAAAGGGTCTGCCAATGCCAACCTTCATTGTTGGACAGACAGGAACACTGACAAGAAAAACGGAGCAGGTGGGAACCTATCATTTCCAGAATGCATATAATCTGGCTGCCATGGCTAAGAAATACGGTGTAGGGTTAAAGGAGCATAATGCGGATTATCTGGATGATGTAACACTTTTAGAGCACATACCGGCAAATGTGACCGCAAGCAATGTTGCGCCGCAGTATGGTACAGAGGAAACAAGAGCCTATCTGAAGCTGTGTGATGTAGAGGATATTTTGAAAAAGGAAGGGTTGATTGAGAATGCCTCAGATGTGAGAAACACCCTGCTGGTAAAGGCAATCAAAACAGAGCGCTGGAGAAAATGGATGATTGGAGAGCAGCGCAATCTACAGGTGGATGAAATATTGAAGGATAAGGAGTTATCTCTGGATATTCTGGACATTGCGGGTCATTATGCATTCAATGACGCGGATGTAAAACGGGAGCTTGATATCCTGTATGAAAATCTGGCAAAGCATCATATTGACGGACAGCGGTTTGTGATCGATCACATTAAGCGTCCTTTGCAGCAGTATGTGGAATGCTATAACCTGAAGGGGGTTACCAGCAGAATCTGCAAGGTGATCAACTAA